CCATCGTCATAGTCGCCGGTCAAATGCTCTCCGAGCATGATCGTATTCGAGGTGCCATCGATAATGTGCGCCATATTCGTTGCCGCAGATGCCTGGAAGACGCCATTGTGCCGAGACGTAGAAACGTCCCACCCAAGGTTGGAACCCGCCGAGACCGGATAGTTACAGTTGCCTTTATAACTATCACTCGGGAAAGGCATATCCGAGGGGCAGACAAAGGCGGTGTTGCGAAAGACTCTAACCTCGTTATCCCCACCAGGTGAAGCATAGAAATCGTTCGAATTCTCCTTAATCGTGTCGTAAAGCGCTGTTTGCTCGATGAAAGGAAGGAGCTTGATTTGTACGGAATAATTGTAATCGCTATTGGTGGTACGCGAACCTGGGATTTGAGCGTAGCGAGGGAAGGTCAGATAGGTATCGTGGTAATTATGCAAGGCCAATGCAAGCTGTTTCAAGTTGTTCGTGCATTGCATACGGCGAGCTGCCTCGCGCGCCGCTTGAACCGCCGGCAGCAATAATCCAACCAGAATACCAATGATCGCGATAACGACGAGCAACTCGACAAGCGTAAAGCCCTTTCGAGAAGAACCTGGAAACCTTTTAGAACATTTCATACCGATTTACTTTCCCAGAAAATGTACTGATAGCAGCTGGGACAGGCTCAGCTGCTAACTATTTAGTTATTACTTCTATCGAGTCTTCAAAAGACTCTGCCGTCCTTACATCTAATTGTCCGACATCTTACCGTAGTGCATTTCGCAGGGATTGTCAACCATTTAGGGTGGATAATACGCCCAGGAGAACCGACAAAACCACTCTTATGGCAGCAAAAAAGGCTTTCTACGAAGAACGACTGCCTACCGACATCTTTCTTCCTTTGGGAGGGGGTGTACGGCTGCCATAGCAACCTTGCCTCAGGGCTACGTCGAGGGCAGACATTGTGATGGGTGGGCGTTGAGGTGAGGCTGCTCAATCTTTGCAGCGTCTTGACGCCATTGCGTCGACTCCCTGTACCGACGTTCCGCTTGCCGGATGAGGTTCTAAACACTGTCGACGCTTGGCAGACCAAACCGCGGTCCCAATTCACGTAGTGTGGTCGGTGAGCATCGCCAGCAAGGCCAAAGCTGCCGCTGCGAATCCTATTACCTACCCCCTAGCCTCATAACAGTGGACCAGAGATTGGCCCCAGCGTGCGGATACACAAGACAGACAAACCGCTAACGCGTGCCGCCTGATACGTCCAACTGAACCTCACGAAACGGCTCGGGGCCACGCCGATTTCTTCTCGTGTCAGCCACGTCAAATGCTATTGGGTCGCGGCGCGAAAGACATCCATCAAGTTGCCCGGCTTCGATTTTACCGCTGGAAGCGCGACCGGCTTGCTGGTGGCGGGTGCACTCGGTACCGGCTGGGTGAAGACAGCGTGAGCGGGCCCGCCGGGGGCGATCGGTGGAGCCATCGAATACGGTGCCCCAGGTGGAATCGTGGTTGCCGTCGACGCAAAAGCTGTTGCCGGCACGACGCGGCTCTCGGGATATTCAGGCCGTTGATTGGCGGGCGCCGCGAGATTTGGAGAACAGCACTCACAATGGTTCAACGCGACGGTCGCCTGCTCGCGAACCGCAGGTACCAGCTCTCCCGGGTTTCCGTCGACGTCGGTCCCCGCGATACAGACCTGCAGCGCTTTGATCAGTGGCGGCGTGCAGACCGGTAGCGTTGCGATCGTCTTGGCCGCTTCCAATCGAACGCAGACCGAAGAGTCGGCGCGGAGCGCGGAGATCAGCGTCGCTTCGGCTTCCGGATAATAACGGACATCGAGTCCCTGCAGTTGAGCGACGGCAGCCTGCCGCTGCGGAGCTTGCATTTCAACCGCCTTGACCTGCGCGGCGGTTCCCTCGGGACCGGGCTGTTCCTGTTCACCGGGCAGCGGCATCTTTTCGCCGGGAATCATCCCACCGGTGAGCGCACTCAGCGGCCTCAGCAATCCGTCCAACAACTGGCAGACAGGTGAAGCTCGCAGATGGGCGCAGACGCCGCGGCGAGCCGACGCCATCGACTCGATCATCGTCGGCTTCGGCGGATAGGACTGGACCACCAAGCCGGAAAGGCTGATCGGCTCCGGTTCGGCTGAAGCTGGCAAAGTTTGCTGGGCGGAGACCGATGCCTCAGGCAACCCCAATGCGAAGGAAAGCATCAGCGTGGCGGCGGTTCGAAGGGCCAGTCGCATCCCAATCCCCAAAACGGAAACAAGTTCAAAGCAGGAGGTGCATTGATAGCGGCAAACACCGCCGATCGCACCCGATGGAAGCACTGTTAACGATTCCGACGACGACGCGTCAAGGTCGCTCACAAACTGGAAAATAGAGGCCGATCGGCCTTGAGTTGCTGCCCCGATCTAACCTACAACCCCCCCGCCAGATCGAGCGATCGAGCACACTGGTCGCTGACCGTCGAGGTCAATGAAACGCTCGTGGGTTGCTAACCGAAGACATATAAACCGGATGCCGTCATC
Above is a genomic segment from Rosistilla ulvae containing:
- a CDS encoding DUF1559 domain-containing protein; this translates as MKCSKRFPGSSRKGFTLVELLVVIAIIGILVGLLLPAVQAAREAARRMQCTNNLKQLALALHNYHDTYLTFPRYAQIPGSRTTNSDYNYSVQIKLLPFIEQTALYDTIKENSNDFYASPGGDNEVRVFRNTAFVCPSDMPFPSDSYKGNCNYPVSAGSNLGWDVSTSRHNGVFQASAATNMAHIIDGTSNTIMLGEHLTGDYDDGTYRAETDTVAGLAWSGINDSTQQGPITQSQVETAGAACDAGGSSGSLSHRSISGMRYNRGIFTYTVFNTLAPPNWKYPACTVNSAVGSSQGVYPARSRHPGGVNFALADASVRMIAETTDLQVYHGLGSRNGGEVVSVP